CAACACAAAATACAATGTCGTAAAATGGCATACTTGTTTGGGCTTTTTTGTGAAATTTGACAGGATTTAGTAAAAATACAAGTCCTATAGCAAAGGCAAGGTGTATAGAGCGTGAAATATTCGTATTTAGCGGAAAGTATGCGACATAAAGCTGAAAGACAGACCACAAAAAGCATAAAAATGCAACAATATAGTTGTATGTGTTGCTCTTTACCTGTCTTGTTTTTACCTCTACAAACTGCTCTTTATTATCTTCTTCAAATTCTTTTTTATTATTTTGGTTCGTAGTATCTTGCATATTTAACCTTTTAAAATTTAGAAAATGTTAATTATAGCTAAAAATTTTTGCATTTAGCATAAACAACCAAGAAAATCAGCATTTGCTAAATTTTAAACTTTAATGCAAAAGCCACAAGTGTTAGCTCTTGCATTAAATTAAAAGATTATTTTATTATACCAGCTTCTTTAAATACTGCCTCAGCCGCTGGATGAAGTGGTGCCGAAAGACCTTCCACCATACTCTCTTTTGTTACCGCTTTTAGTGCAGGGTGAAGTTGCTGATACTCATCAAAGTTATCAAGTATAGCCTTTATTACAGCCTTTACAACATCGTCTTTTACGCTATCACTAGCAACTAGAACTGCTTTAACACCTATGCTATTTACATCATGATCAACACCTTGATATGTTCCTTTTGGTATTACGCCTTTTGCAAAGTATGGATACTGAGCTATCATAGCATCTATGTCTGCACCCTCAATGTTTAATATATCTATAGGTTGTGAATTCGCAGCGTCTGTGATGTTTGCCGTTGGGTGTCCTACCATATAGCTATATCCATCTATCTTTTTATCAGCCAAGGCGTGTGGGCACTCTTGCACAGTCAAAACACCACGATAAGTAAGTTTGCTAACGTCAAAATTTTTAGCTTTAAACACCGCTAAAGTCGTTACTTCATTACCACTACCAGGATTTCCTACATTGTATTTTTTACCAGCTAGACCATCTATATCTTTTATGCCGCTCTCTTTTGAAACAACAAAGCTTAGTAGCTCAGGATATATTGCTGCTACTGCACGTAGCTTATTGTCAGCCATATTTTCAAACTTACCTGTACCATTAAATTTATCATACACAACATCGCTTTGAACAAAGCCAAATGTCAACTCTTTTTTAAGCACATTGTTTACATTATAAACAGAACCACCGGTTGATTGCACTGAGCATTTGATATTTGGATCTTTATTTACAAGTCTGCATATCGCTCCACCAATCGGATAGTATGTGCCTGTCATACCGCCAGTGCCGATACTGACGAAATCTTTAGCTCCTAGCGTTGAAGCAAGTAGCATACCAACAAGTGTCACGTGAGTTTTTTTCATTTTACACTCCTTAAATTTATATGTTTCATATCGTAGCACAAAAATAACAAATTTAAAATATAAGAGTTTAAATTTTATATTTTGAGCAGTTAAATTTTTACATTTTTACACGTTTTAAGATATAAATTTACTATTTTCATATCTTAATAAGCTCTGCATAGCTATTGCACTCGGCACTTATGAGTAGTTCATATTTGTAACCAATATAACCATAAACCATTTCGTTGGGCTAAAAGATAGATACTAAATAATGCCTAAAAATAAATTCTCTTTTTTAGCCTAGCATATGACAACTGGCACTACAATCAAGCCCAATTAATATCATTAAGTACCACAGCTTTATTATTTCACACAACAAGATTAGCCAAATTTGTAATACAATCTAGTTTTTAATCAATAAACCGCTTTGTGATATCTGCATATGCATCAATTCGTCTATCACGCAAAAAAGGCCAAATGCGACGCACTTCTTCACTTCGTTTCATATCAATATCTACTAAAAAGCACTCTTCTCTCACGCTATCTGCACGGAACAGTTGCTCACCCTGAGCCCCAAAAGCAAAGCTATTACCCCAAAATTTTATGCCGTCCATCACGCCACTACTATCACGCTCAAATCCAACGCGATTGACCGCTACAACGGGTATACCGTTCGCCACTGCATGTCCCCTTTGTACCGCTACCCAAGCCTCAAGCTGCCTAGATTTTTCCTCCTCACTATCGCCATTAAACCATCCAATTGCAGTCGGATAGATTAAAATTTTCGCCCCCTTTAATGCCATTAATCTTGCCGCCTCAGGATACCACTGATCCCAGCATACCAAGACTCCAAGCCGTCCCACGCTCGTATCAATCGGGTCAAAGCCAATGTCGCCTGGTGTAAAGTAAAATTTCTCGTAAAAGCCTGGATCGTCAGGTATATGCATTTTGCGGTATTTCCCAGCCACACTGCCATCACGCTCAAAGACAAAAGCTGTGTTATGATAAAGTCCGTCAGCTCTTTTTTCAAATAACGAAGTTACTAGTACCACGTCATTTTGCCTAGCCACATTCGCCCAAAACTGCACATCATCTTGCCATTTATTTGCGATATCGAAAAACTCTGTATTTTCACTCTGACAAAAATACTGGCTTTGATGAAGCTCTTGACAAATGACAAGCTCTGCTCCACCATGCTTTGCCATTGCTATTAGCTCACACGTTTTAGCATTTGTCGCCGCCTTTGTGCCGTGAAATTTTTGCTGTAAAAGTGCTATTTTCATATTTTTCCTTTTAAATTTATTACATTTTTAGTCATCTTTGTAGTTTTATTGCGACTATAAATTTATAATCTACACTCGCCAAATCTATCATCACAAGGGTCAAAATGAAAGGTTATCTCCCACTCAAACTGGCTAAATTTCCGCTTTATCTCGCTCTCTATCTCATCTGAGATCGTATGTGCATCAAATAGTAAAATATGTCGCCCAAAAACAAGATGAACGCTTAAAAAGCAGATATTTCCACTGTATCTACTCGTGAGATAGTGATAGCTTAAAATTTCATTTTTCGCACTAATGATACGCTTAATCTCTTCAATCATCTCTCCGCTCAACGCTTTATCTAACAAAACCGCAAAGCTCTCTTTTATCAAATTTATAGCCGAATGTGCGATGTAGCCACTGATAATTACTCCAAAGATAGCGTCTATTATCACTAATCCTGTAAAATTGATAATCACAAGTGCGATAATAATGGCTAGATTTGTATAAAAATCACTCTTATAGTGCAATGCATCGGCTTTTATGATGAGATTATTTGTACGTTTTGCAACAGAGTTTAAAAATATAATGAGTATGGCAGTAATAACGAGTGAAAATATCATCACATATATCGCATTTTGTGCGTTCATGTCAGCGTTTGGAGTTTTAAATTTTAAGATACTTTCATAAAATATAAACACTGCTACAAAAATGATAAAAATACCCTCAAATAATGCCGCTATGGCCTCTAGCTTAGTGTAGCCGAAGTTAAAGTTAAAATTTGCTGGGGCTCGCGATTTTTTAAGGGCGAAAAAATTTAACACCGATACAATACAATCAAGTGCCGAATCTATCGCTGAACCCATAACACTAAGTGATCCACTAATAAATCCGACTATAAATTTAATAATAGAAAGAGTAAATGCAGTCGTTCCAGCTACGATGATAGCGACTTTCTCTCCATCATCTTGCTTGGTAGCAGATAAGTTTTTATTTATCTCATAATCGAACTTTGCCATCTTAATCTCGTTTAAACTTATACACTAGCTTTATCATTTCATACTTTAAATTTAACTATCTCGCTCCCAAAAATCTATTCTGACTAGAGCAATGAAGTGAGCCATTTTGACGGACAAAAATAAGCGAATTTACACCAAGTACTTTGCGATCTGGTAGAGCAAGACTAAGTCTATCAAGAACAAGTTTATCATTTTCATCATTATATGTCGGCACTATAAGAGCGTCATTTATAAAGATAAAATTTGCATACGTGCAGCCAAGTCGTTTACCCTTATAAAACTTTGCCTTCGGTAGAGGCAAAGGCAGGAGCTTAAATCCCGTTTTTTCAAGCTCTTTATGCATTTTTCTAAGCTCATCAAAGTGTTCATCGCTCTCATCATCACAACTTACATAAGCGATCGTATCAGCTGTGATAAAACGGGCCAAGGTATCTACGTGACTGTCAGTATCATCACCCTTTATAAAGCCGTGTTCTAGCCAAATAATACGCTTTAAGCCAAAAAGCTCTTTTAGCTTTACATCTATCTCATCTTTGCTAAAATTAGCATTACGATTATCATTTAGTAGGCACTCTGATGTCGTTAGCATCGTCCCAGCTCCGTTAAAATCAATGCTACCACCCTCTAAAATAAAATCAATCTCTTTTAAATTTGTAGCATATTTTTTTACAAGTTCACGATTGACAGCGTTATCTTTCGAGCTTTGAAACTTCCCTCCCCAAGCGTTAAATTTAAAATCATAGCTTATAATCTTATCTCCATTTTGCACATCGATCATACCATAATCACGTATCCAAGTGTCATCTGTGTCGATACAGACAAACTGTGTATTTTTAAATTTTTTAAATCGTTCAAAGCAGCTCTGATTTGGTGCGATTAGCACGACCTTTTGAAATGGCACTATAGCTGCAATAAGTTCCTCATAACTAGCCAAAATCTCATCTAGATACTCACTCCAATCACTGCTCTTGTGTGGTAATGACAAAAACAAAAGCTCCTGTTTTTCCCACTCAGCGTAAGCTCTCATATCTCTTCCTTTTATAAATTTTTACTATCCCATAAATCGTAATAAATATCCAAAAAACCTCTATCATAAACGAACCAAGATTAAAATGCACACAAAGCGAGATGATGAGCAGTATTGCACCGACTAAATTTATAACCTGATAGAGCATATCATCGTTGCTTATCCTGTCTGCTTGAAGCAAAAAGTAACCTAAAACTATACATATCATACCCAAAAAACCGATAAATTGAAAAATATCCACGCGTAACCTTAGATTTTATCTTAAATTTAGACGTATTCTAACACATTATGGCTTATGTTTTAAAAAGAATTTATAATTTTATGTGAATTTTGTGAAAGCAAAAATAATGTGTAAAGCACTCATTTATTAGCTAAAGTCTTTTATCATACTTAAAACATCGTTTGCATTTAAATTTAAGCCAGAATTTGCAAAGTCTTTACTAAGCTTAAACATCTTAAGATTATATAATCTTTTAAAGTTATAATATATGCTAAGTAGTGATATTATTAATTACTAGTGCTTTATCCATAATCTTCTATATCAGATACTTTAACTTTTGTATTTAATATATTTTACAAAGATAAAGAAAAAGCCCCAATTTTAGAGGCTTATGTTATGCTAAAAGTCGGCTTATTTGAGTTTGCAAAGTCGAGTTTGTATGCACATTTGCAATTAGTATTGCGTTCATTTGTAGTATCGCTTGATCAAGTGTATTTAAATTTTCAGATATATCGTTATTTTGCAGATTATTCTCACTCGATCTTAACGCTATTGATCGCTCTATTGAGCTATTTATGCCTGATAAAATTCCATTTTGAGCTGAGCCAATATCTGAGCGAAGCATTGTAATATTTTCACTTATTTTATCTATATTTGAGCCGTCTGGGGCAACATTTGTTATACTACTTGTGTTTAAATTTATACTGCTTATACCACTATTGGTATAAAAACTAAGCTCCGAGCCAAATATACTTTTACCATTAAACGTCGCATTTTCAATACTTTTAGTCATTGACTCTGCAATGTAGCTTATCTCCTCTCTTATCATAGAGCGTTGTTTATCGTTTAAAGTGGCATTATTTAATGAGACATTTAACTCATTTATGCGGTCAGCGTTTAAGCTTAAATTTGATAGTGTGCTATCTGCTATTTGCAGCATTCCTATAGCATCATTTGCGTTTGATACTCCTTGCTCTAGCTCATTGCTTTGACTTAAAAGTGCGTCAGCTATGGCTAAATTTGAACCATCTACACCACCAAGAGCACGTTTAGCAGAGATCTTATCTAGAATTTTATCAGTGACACCTTTTTGCTCGTCTGCCTTGTTTGTGGTATCAAAATGCGACGATTGAGATACTCCATTTATAATCATAGTAACCCTTTTTAAATTTTACTTGATACTATCTTATTTTGACTAAATTTTTGCTAAATATCATCATATCTAACTTTTACAGATCGCTCATGAGCTCCTAATCCTTCAGCCTGTGCTAACTGCATACAAGCCTTACCAAGCTCTTTTATGCCATGTTTATTGATTGATATCAGTGAGCTTTTTTTCATAAAATTTTCAACTCCAAGTGGAGAATAAAATCTCGCACTACCACCTGTTGGTAAGGTGTGATTTGGTCCAGCTAGATAATCACCCATCGCCTCAGGTGTAAAATGTCCAAAAAATATTGCACCTGCATGTTTTATATCATTCATATAACTAAAAGCATCGTCAGTAGCTATCTCAAGATGCTCAACTGCAAGTTCATTCATAAGTTTTATGCACTCTTTCATATCACGAGCTATAATAATAGCTGCCTTATTACGTATGCTTGTAGCTGCGATAGGTTCACGTTTTAGTGTTTTTAGCTCATTCTCGATATGTTTTTGTACATCTTTAGCAAAAGATTCAACTGGAGTGATTAAAAAACTACTTGCAAGTTCATCATGTTCAGCTTGAGAGAGCAGATCTATGGCTATATGGCGTGCATTTGCTGTTTCATCAGCGATTATACCTATCTCGCTTGGTCCAGCGATCATATCGATATTTACTTCACCAAATACCATCTTTTTGGCTGTAGCTACATAGATATTACCAGGTCCGGTTATAACGTCTACTTTGGGTATACTCTGTGTTCCATAAGCCATCGCAGCAATCGCACTTGCACCACCTACTTTAAAAGCTGTTTTGATGCCACAAAGATACATAGCTGCAAGAAGAAGTGTATTTACCTTTCCGTTAATCGCAGGAGTACAAACAACTATCTCTTTGACGCCTGCGACTATTGCTGGTATAGCATTCATCAAAAGCGAACTAGGATATGCCGCCTTGCCACCTGGGATATAAAGTCCAGCACGATCTACTGGTGTGTATTTTGCACCTAAAAGTATATCTAGCTCATCATTTATAGTCCAAGTCTGTGGCTTTGAGTGTTCGTGATAGCTTTTTATACGATTATAGGCCAAATTTAATGCTTGACGTAGATTATAATCCAGCCCATCATATGCTTGTTTCATATCATTTTCATCTATAAGTATATCTTGTTTGTTAGTTGGCGTAAAGTTATCAAATTTAGCTATCTGAGTAAAAAGTGCTGTATCACCGCCGTTTCGTACCTCGTCTATTATATTGCCAACAACTGGCATAACAACGCTCATATCTATATCCGAACGATGTACAAGCTTTGCAAATTTACTCTCAAAATCACTATCTGTAGTATATAAAAATTGCATATTTTATCCTTTGAATTTTCTCTCATATCTTGCTTTTTGGCTGATATTTCCAAGCACTCCACCTTGATGAATATATAAAATTTCATCTTTTAGCTTATCTAAATTTGAAAAAATACTTAAAAATCCAACCGGATCGTATATCAACTCAAACTCCACGCCACTCGCACAAAGCTCCTGCCACATATCATAAAGCTCACGTTTTAAATCGCCAAAATGATACTTTCTAGGTGGATTTAAAATTTTCACTTTTGAGTGCGGATCAAGTAAATTTATCTCACTTTTTAGATACGCAGTATCGCCTACACAAGGACAAGTAAACACATTTAAATCAATATGCTTAGCAAGATATACTGCACTCGCACCTGTGCCAGATGGCAAGAAAACATCAGGTTTTATGCCAGTTTCATCACTCCACTCATTAATAAGCCTAGCCTGAGTTTTAAATCCCTGCTCTGCCTCGCTCATAGCTACGCCTTCAGGGATAAATAACGCATTAGGCATATCTGCAAGCTCTCTTGCTTTAGCTTTGCGATCAAGCGAGATATAAATTTTCATACCATTTTGCAATGCAAATTTATAGTTTCCAACTGGATTAAGCTTTAAATTTTCACTCAAATGAGAGACTACGTATAAAAACTCAAGTCCTTTTAGACGTGCAAATACGCTTAAGCTATACATCGCATTTGACTGACTTGAGCCATGCGAGACTATACGAGAAAAGCCACTCAAATCAGCATTTAAAAAATACTCCAACTTTCGTGCTTTGTTGCCATTAAACTCACCTAGCAAATCATCTCTAAGTAGCCAAAATTTACGATCCCTAAACTCAAAAGGCTCGATCACTGCTTAAGCTCCAAAAATTTTTCTATCTCATGTATCGCATCTTTATTTGAGATAGAAAATTTTATCTCGATCCGCCTAGAAGCGTCCTTGTCTTCAACGCCATCTTTCATAATCAAATCATTATAGCTTCGCCCACTCGCAATAAGATGCTTACGTAAATTTTCATCTTCGTTATATGAATTGATAAAGTCCATAACTGCATACGCTCTACGTTGCGAAAGCTCAAGGTTATAAAGGTAACTGCCATCGCTATCAGTAAAACCCTCAATCATTATCTGGTCGATATTTTTACTAATTTGTGGATCATTTAAAAGTACGTCAAAATACTTCTTTAAAGTCTGTTTAAGCTCTGGCTTTGCCTCATCTTTTAACTCTGCACTTGCCTTATCAAAAAGGACTGACGAGCTAAGTTTTAATGCGCCTGAATTTGGATCGATCGCAATACTATCGCCAAGCTTGTCTTTAAGCTCACTTATGACTTTTACACGAATACCGGTTAAATTTTTAATGCGATTTTGCGTAACGTTTAGATCACGCAAAAGTGTGTTATATTGGGCTTCTTTAGCACTTACTTGCTCGAGCAAATAAGCTATTTTAAGTAAATTTTGCTCATTGCTTACATTTTTCTCACTAGCTTCATTCTTGGCACGTTCTAACTCGTCATTTAATACGATTATTTTTTGATTAAGCCCTAAAATATTTGAATTTAGATCTGCTATACTCGCGTTTGCTTCGGTATTTTCACTATATAATTGCTCTAATTTTTTCTTAAACGCATCTATCTCTATGACAAAAATTTCATTTGATTTTTTCAAATTTATATTTTCATTGCTAATCTTGTTTAGCTCGTCCTTTAAAGCCGAGTTTATCTTATCTAAAGTAAAATTTTTACCTTGCTCATCTTTAAGACTAGCCAAAGCGACTAATATTGCTTGCTCTTTACTTGCCAAAGTATTTTGCGAAAGTACGTATTTAACGACTATAGCACCAATAAGCAACATAAAAACAAAGAGCAAACCAGCCATTAAATCTGCATAAGATATCCAAAAAGTTGATGAATCTTGTTGATTTTTATTTAACTTCATCTTTTATGTTTTCTAAATTTTTGATAATACGATTAGCCTCTTCATCAATTTCGCTTATGCTCTTTTTTAGCTCTGCTATCAGCACTTCACGCTCTTTTTCGCGTCCATTTGAACGAATTTCTTGCTGGTATATAGCGTTAAAAGCTTGAGCTCCTTGAAATATACTATCCCTAAATGATTTCATTGCCATATCTTGCTCATCTAAAATTTTAACTGCAAAATTTTTCAAACTAAGCTCGAGAGTTTTTAAGTCCGCATTAAATTTTATCAAACTTCGCTCAAAGCTATCCGCCCTATTCTGAGCTATCTCACTTATCTTTGTGTGTTGATGAACAAACTGAGTTTGCGATTCTTTTATGGTTGTATTTAATGCAACTAAAGCTTTTAATATACTAGAATGAATGGCTAAAAACTCGTCTTGACGGCTTGAAATCTTTGCTAAAAGTCCTACATTTTCATCAAAACCAACTTTTGCTTCGCCGATTATTTTACGTTCTAAATTTTCAAGTTCTTTAAAAGTATTAAATTTTGCCTCTATCGTATCATCTAATCTATTAAAAAACTCCTCATTTCCGATACGAGCAAAGATCTTCTCAAACCCAGCATAGTGGCTTACAGACGTGCTCATATATTGTTGCTCTAGCTCTTCTTTTTGCCAAAAAAACTGATAGCTTAGCTGCTTTTGCTCATTTGCAAATCGCTCAAATTTAGACATACCTATACGCTCAAAAAACATCCACCAAAGTGCTAAAAATATACCATATATCGATACATAAAATGCCGTCCCTACGCCGTTTAATAATACTCCGATTTCTTTTTCTAACTCTCCTGAAGTACTTGAGCTAAACGACGGCATTGAGATAGCGATACTGATAAATGTTCCCAAAATTCCAAGCATAGGAAATACCGCAACACCTATTGCTGCTAGATTGTCATTTCTAAAATCCTTTGTATATCCATCCAAAAAATCATCAAATTTAGCATTTGCTTTTTTTACTCCACCAAATTCAAGTAGATGAGATATAATAAATTCTTTCAAACTAGTTTTAAAATCATCACTTTTAGAGACAAATAAAGTATATGCAAACTCTGCACTATGTCGCGAAAATATCAAAGCAAATATAAATATCACACTCATCATGACGATAGTATGAAGTCCAATCGAAAAATTTATAATCTTACAATATGCAAGCAGTGCAAAAATATAAATGATCAAAGGTAGAAAGATAATCTTAAAAAATACAAAACCAGAACGACCTGCCTGTGCTTTTGGCAGAACGAGGTCTGTAAAATCTTGATTAGGCATTTTAGTTCCTATTTAAGCAATTTAAATCACTAAATGTGATTTGAAGACGTTTTACCATACTCTCCTCGCCACACCTTATCCATTTGCGTGGATCGTAGTATTTTTTATTTGGTTTATCATCACCTTCTGGGTTACCTATCTGACCTTGCAAGTAGGCACGATTTTTTGCCTCATATTCACGTACTCCGTCCCAAAACGCCCACTGCGTATCTGTATCGATATTCATCTTAATAACACCGTAACTAACGGCATCTTTAATATCAGCTAACTCACTACCACTTCCGCCATGAAAGACAAAATTTACCGGCTTTTTACTAACTGTTTTAAATTTATCAGCCACGTAAATCTGTGAGTTTTTAAGAATTTCAGGACGAAGCACCACATTGCCCGGCTTGTAAACGCCATGAACGTTTCCAAAACTAGCCGCTATGCTAAATTTATCACTGATTTTACTAAGTCGCTCATAAGCTAAAGCCACGTCAGCTGGTTGAGTATAAAGAAGTGCGTTATCCACGCCTGTATTATCAACACCATCTTCTTCTCCACCCGTTACTCCAAGCTCTATCTCAAGGCTGATGCCAAGCTCACTAAGCTCTTTTAGATATCTCTCACAAGTGCTTAAATTTTCTTCTAAACTCTCCTCACTTAAATCAAGCATATGAGAGCTAAAAAGTGGCACTCCATAAGCTTTTTTATACTCATAGCTAGCTTCAATGAGTGCGTCGATCCAAGGCAAAAGTTTTCGTGCTGCGTGATCTGTGTGAAGCACGACAGGAACACCGTATTCACGAGCTAGTAAATGCACGTACTTAGCACCAGCAATAGCACCAACTACATCAGCCTTTGGACAACTTTTACCTGCGTAAAAACTCGCACCACCGTTGCTAAACTGGATAATAACGGGCGAATTTGCTATTTTTGCAGCCTCAAGTACAGCGTTTACTGAGTTACTTGAGACTACATTTACAGCAGGTATAGCAAAGCCCTGCTCCTTTGCATACGCGTATAGTTTATTTACATCATCGCCGCTTACCACGCCAGCTTTTATGACATCTAAAACGCCCATTTTTATCCTTTCAAATTTTATTTATATTCGATTTTTGCTTTTGTGCGAAGTGTATCACTTTTTTGTTTGATAGCACTTTGGAATT
This window of the Campylobacter anatolicus genome carries:
- a CDS encoding MotA/TolQ/ExbB proton channel family protein, translated to MPNQDFTDLVLPKAQAGRSGFVFFKIIFLPLIIYIFALLAYCKIINFSIGLHTIVMMSVIFIFALIFSRHSAEFAYTLFVSKSDDFKTSLKEFIISHLLEFGGVKKANAKFDDFLDGYTKDFRNDNLAAIGVAVFPMLGILGTFISIAISMPSFSSSTSGELEKEIGVLLNGVGTAFYVSIYGIFLALWWMFFERIGMSKFERFANEQKQLSYQFFWQKEELEQQYMSTSVSHYAGFEKIFARIGNEEFFNRLDDTIEAKFNTFKELENLERKIIGEAKVGFDENVGLLAKISSRQDEFLAIHSSILKALVALNTTIKESQTQFVHQHTKISEIAQNRADSFERSLIKFNADLKTLELSLKNFAVKILDEQDMAMKSFRDSIFQGAQAFNAIYQQEIRSNGREKEREVLIAELKKSISEIDEEANRIIKNLENIKDEVK
- a CDS encoding cation diffusion facilitator family transporter; the encoded protein is MAKFDYEINKNLSATKQDDGEKVAIIVAGTTAFTLSIIKFIVGFISGSLSVMGSAIDSALDCIVSVLNFFALKKSRAPANFNFNFGYTKLEAIAALFEGIFIIFVAVFIFYESILKFKTPNADMNAQNAIYVMIFSLVITAILIIFLNSVAKRTNNLIIKADALHYKSDFYTNLAIIIALVIINFTGLVIIDAIFGVIISGYIAHSAINLIKESFAVLLDKALSGEMIEEIKRIISAKNEILSYHYLTSRYSGNICFLSVHLVFGRHILLFDAHTISDEIESEIKRKFSQFEWEITFHFDPCDDRFGECRL
- a CDS encoding 1-aminocyclopropane-1-carboxylate deaminase translates to MIEPFEFRDRKFWLLRDDLLGEFNGNKARKLEYFLNADLSGFSRIVSHGSSQSNAMYSLSVFARLKGLEFLYVVSHLSENLKLNPVGNYKFALQNGMKIYISLDRKAKARELADMPNALFIPEGVAMSEAEQGFKTQARLINEWSDETGIKPDVFLPSGTGASAVYLAKHIDLNVFTCPCVGDTAYLKSEINLLDPHSKVKILNPPRKYHFGDLKRELYDMWQELCASGVEFELIYDPVGFLSIFSNLDKLKDEILYIHQGGVLGNISQKARYERKFKG
- a CDS encoding CBU_0592 family membrane protein, with translation MDIFQFIGFLGMICIVLGYFLLQADRISNDDMLYQVINLVGAILLIISLCVHFNLGSFMIEVFWIFITIYGIVKIYKRKRYESLR
- a CDS encoding TAXI family TRAP transporter solute-binding subunit, which codes for MKKTHVTLVGMLLASTLGAKDFVSIGTGGMTGTYYPIGGAICRLVNKDPNIKCSVQSTGGSVYNVNNVLKKELTFGFVQSDVVYDKFNGTGKFENMADNKLRAVAAIYPELLSFVVSKESGIKDIDGLAGKKYNVGNPGSGNEVTTLAVFKAKNFDVSKLTYRGVLTVQECPHALADKKIDGYSYMVGHPTANITDAANSQPIDILNIEGADIDAMIAQYPYFAKGVIPKGTYQGVDHDVNSIGVKAVLVASDSVKDDVVKAVIKAILDNFDEYQQLHPALKAVTKESMVEGLSAPLHPAAEAVFKEAGIIK
- a CDS encoding OmpA family protein, coding for MKLNKNQQDSSTFWISYADLMAGLLFVFMLLIGAIVVKYVLSQNTLASKEQAILVALASLKDEQGKNFTLDKINSALKDELNKISNENINLKKSNEIFVIEIDAFKKKLEQLYSENTEANASIADLNSNILGLNQKIIVLNDELERAKNEASEKNVSNEQNLLKIAYLLEQVSAKEAQYNTLLRDLNVTQNRIKNLTGIRVKVISELKDKLGDSIAIDPNSGALKLSSSVLFDKASAELKDEAKPELKQTLKKYFDVLLNDPQISKNIDQIMIEGFTDSDGSYLYNLELSQRRAYAVMDFINSYNEDENLRKHLIASGRSYNDLIMKDGVEDKDASRRIEIKFSISNKDAIHEIEKFLELKQ
- the fbaA gene encoding class II fructose-bisphosphate aldolase produces the protein MGVLDVIKAGVVSGDDVNKLYAYAKEQGFAIPAVNVVSSNSVNAVLEAAKIANSPVIIQFSNGGASFYAGKSCPKADVVGAIAGAKYVHLLAREYGVPVVLHTDHAARKLLPWIDALIEASYEYKKAYGVPLFSSHMLDLSEESLEENLSTCERYLKELSELGISLEIELGVTGGEEDGVDNTGVDNALLYTQPADVALAYERLSKISDKFSIAASFGNVHGVYKPGNVVLRPEILKNSQIYVADKFKTVSKKPVNFVFHGGSGSELADIKDAVSYGVIKMNIDTDTQWAFWDGVREYEAKNRAYLQGQIGNPEGDDKPNKKYYDPRKWIRCGEESMVKRLQITFSDLNCLNRN
- a CDS encoding carbon-nitrogen hydrolase, translated to MKIALLQQKFHGTKAATNAKTCELIAMAKHGGAELVICQELHQSQYFCQSENTEFFDIANKWQDDVQFWANVARQNDVVLVTSLFEKRADGLYHNTAFVFERDGSVAGKYRKMHIPDDPGFYEKFYFTPGDIGFDPIDTSVGRLGVLVCWDQWYPEAARLMALKGAKILIYPTAIGWFNGDSEEEKSRQLEAWVAVQRGHAVANGIPVVAVNRVGFERDSSGVMDGIKFWGNSFAFGAQGEQLFRADSVREECFLVDIDMKRSEEVRRIWPFLRDRRIDAYADITKRFID
- a CDS encoding agmatine deiminase family protein yields the protein MRAYAEWEKQELLFLSLPHKSSDWSEYLDEILASYEELIAAIVPFQKVVLIAPNQSCFERFKKFKNTQFVCIDTDDTWIRDYGMIDVQNGDKIISYDFKFNAWGGKFQSSKDNAVNRELVKKYATNLKEIDFILEGGSIDFNGAGTMLTTSECLLNDNRNANFSKDEIDVKLKELFGLKRIIWLEHGFIKGDDTDSHVDTLARFITADTIAYVSCDDESDEHFDELRKMHKELEKTGFKLLPLPLPKAKFYKGKRLGCTYANFIFINDALIVPTYNDENDKLVLDRLSLALPDRKVLGVNSLIFVRQNGSLHCSSQNRFLGAR
- a CDS encoding flagellin, with translation MIINGVSQSSHFDTTNKADEQKGVTDKILDKISAKRALGGVDGSNLAIADALLSQSNELEQGVSNANDAIGMLQIADSTLSNLSLNADRINELNVSLNNATLNDKQRSMIREEISYIAESMTKSIENATFNGKSIFGSELSFYTNSGISSINLNTSSITNVAPDGSNIDKISENITMLRSDIGSAQNGILSGINSSIERSIALRSSENNLQNNDISENLNTLDQAILQMNAILIANVHTNSTLQTQISRLLA
- the hisD gene encoding histidinol dehydrogenase, which codes for MQFLYTTDSDFESKFAKLVHRSDIDMSVVMPVVGNIIDEVRNGGDTALFTQIAKFDNFTPTNKQDILIDENDMKQAYDGLDYNLRQALNLAYNRIKSYHEHSKPQTWTINDELDILLGAKYTPVDRAGLYIPGGKAAYPSSLLMNAIPAIVAGVKEIVVCTPAINGKVNTLLLAAMYLCGIKTAFKVGGASAIAAMAYGTQSIPKVDVITGPGNIYVATAKKMVFGEVNIDMIAGPSEIGIIADETANARHIAIDLLSQAEHDELASSFLITPVESFAKDVQKHIENELKTLKREPIAATSIRNKAAIIIARDMKECIKLMNELAVEHLEIATDDAFSYMNDIKHAGAIFFGHFTPEAMGDYLAGPNHTLPTGGSARFYSPLGVENFMKKSSLISINKHGIKELGKACMQLAQAEGLGAHERSVKVRYDDI